A single window of Jiangella alkaliphila DNA harbors:
- the menE gene encoding o-succinylbenzoate--CoA ligase: protein MQTPTQPSGPTGRRTLTTVEVPLRPAVVKRLLPAVAGALAGGDALLPLPSSPAAVRDELMTEFAPRRPLEEGVAFIVPTSGSTGRPKGALLSAAAVRASAEATLERLGGPGRWLLALPATHIAGLMVLARSVVAGTEPVAVDLSDGFDPELFAAASVQVFAGHGRRYTALVPRQLSALLDAGGAPLSALTGYDAVLVGGAAADDARLDRARKAGVEIVTTYGMTETCGGCVYDGVPLDGVRVELAADGRIRLAGPMLASGYRLRPDLAPSFAGGWFTTSDLGSLDADGRLTVLGRADDVAVSGGENVPLAAVDLAVASHPDVAEALSVAVPDAEWGERVVVAVVPADAARPPSLDSVRAHVRERHPVAYAPKELHVLEALPTLPGGKTDRRALAARLGRADA from the coding sequence ATGCAGACGCCGACCCAGCCCTCCGGCCCCACCGGCCGCCGCACCCTGACCACGGTCGAGGTGCCGTTGCGCCCGGCGGTCGTGAAGCGGCTGCTGCCCGCCGTCGCCGGGGCGCTGGCCGGCGGGGACGCGCTGCTGCCGCTGCCGTCGTCGCCGGCGGCGGTGCGCGACGAGCTCATGACGGAGTTCGCGCCGCGCCGGCCGCTCGAGGAGGGCGTCGCGTTCATCGTGCCGACGTCGGGGTCGACGGGGCGGCCGAAGGGCGCGCTGCTGAGCGCCGCCGCCGTCCGGGCGTCCGCCGAGGCGACGCTGGAGCGGCTCGGGGGGCCGGGCCGCTGGCTGCTCGCGCTGCCCGCCACCCACATCGCCGGCCTGATGGTCCTGGCGCGGTCCGTGGTCGCGGGGACGGAACCGGTCGCCGTCGACCTCAGCGACGGGTTCGACCCGGAGCTGTTCGCGGCCGCCAGCGTCCAGGTCTTCGCCGGCCACGGCCGCCGCTACACGGCGCTGGTCCCGCGGCAGCTCAGCGCACTGCTGGACGCCGGCGGGGCGCCGCTTTCGGCGCTGACCGGCTACGACGCCGTGCTGGTCGGCGGCGCCGCGGCCGACGACGCGCGGCTGGACCGCGCCCGCAAGGCCGGCGTCGAGATCGTCACGACCTACGGCATGACGGAGACCTGCGGCGGCTGCGTGTACGACGGCGTCCCGCTGGACGGGGTGCGGGTCGAGCTGGCGGCCGACGGACGGATCCGGCTGGCCGGCCCGATGCTGGCGTCGGGCTACCGGCTGCGCCCCGACCTCGCGCCGTCGTTCGCCGGCGGCTGGTTCACCACGTCCGACCTCGGCTCACTCGACGCCGACGGCCGCCTGACGGTGCTCGGCCGGGCGGATGACGTCGCGGTGTCGGGCGGCGAGAACGTCCCGCTGGCCGCCGTCGACCTCGCCGTCGCCTCGCACCCGGACGTCGCCGAGGCGCTCAGCGTCGCCGTCCCCGACGCCGAGTGGGGCGAGCGGGTCGTCGTCGCCGTCGTGCCCGCCGACGCCGCGCGCCCGCCGTCGCTCGACTCCGTGCGTGCCCACGTCCGCGAGCGGCACCCCGTCGCCTACGCCCCCAAGGAGCTGCACGTGCTCGAAGCGCTGCCCACCCTGCCCGGCGGGAAGACCGACCGCCGCGCGCTC
- a CDS encoding 1,4-dihydroxy-2-naphthoyl-CoA synthase: protein MTTAPFDPSRWRPVEGFDFTDLTYHRHVEDDRDRGTVRIAFDRPEVRNAFRPHTVDELYRALDHARMTPDVGCVLLTGNGPSPKDGGWAFCSGGDQRIRGRSGYQYASGETAETVDAARAGRLHILEVQRLIRFMPKVVIAVVPGWAAGGGHSLHVVSDLTLASAEHARFKQTDADVGSFDGGYGSAYLARQVGQKFAREIFFLGSEYSAADAYRMGMVNAVVPHASLEEVALEWAAKINAKSPTAQRMLKFAFNAIDDGMVGQQVFAGEATRLAYMTDEAVEGRDAFLEKRPPDWSPFPWYF, encoded by the coding sequence GTGACGACCGCACCTTTCGACCCGTCCCGCTGGCGCCCCGTCGAGGGCTTCGACTTCACCGACCTCACCTACCACCGCCACGTCGAGGACGACCGCGACCGCGGCACCGTCCGCATCGCCTTCGATCGGCCCGAGGTGCGCAACGCCTTCCGGCCGCACACCGTCGACGAGCTGTACCGCGCACTCGACCACGCCCGCATGACACCCGACGTCGGGTGCGTGCTGCTGACCGGCAACGGGCCGTCCCCAAAGGACGGCGGGTGGGCGTTCTGCTCCGGCGGCGACCAGCGGATCCGCGGCCGCTCCGGCTACCAGTACGCCAGCGGCGAGACCGCTGAGACCGTCGACGCCGCGCGAGCAGGGCGGCTGCACATCCTCGAGGTGCAGCGGCTGATCCGGTTCATGCCGAAGGTCGTCATCGCGGTCGTGCCCGGCTGGGCGGCCGGCGGCGGCCACAGCCTGCACGTCGTCAGCGACCTCACGCTGGCCAGCGCCGAGCACGCCCGCTTCAAGCAGACCGACGCCGACGTCGGCTCCTTCGATGGCGGCTACGGGTCGGCCTACCTGGCCCGTCAGGTCGGGCAGAAGTTCGCCCGCGAGATCTTCTTCCTCGGCTCCGAGTACTCCGCCGCCGACGCGTACCGCATGGGCATGGTCAACGCCGTCGTCCCGCACGCCTCTCTTGAGGAGGTGGCGCTGGAGTGGGCGGCGAAGATCAACGCCAAGAGCCCGACGGCGCAGCGGATGCTCAAGTTCGCCTTCAACGCCATCGACGACGGCATGGTCGGCCAGCAGGTCTTCGCGGGCGAGGCGACGCGGCTCGCCTACATGACCGACGAAGCGGTCGAGGGCCGCGACGCGTTCCTGGAGAAGCGGCCGCCCGACTGGTCGCCCTTCCCCTGGTACTTTTGA
- a CDS encoding DUF3800 domain-containing protein, whose translation MHFREVLLRELSIFIDESGDFGPLQKHSPFYILSLVFHDQSDDITRHLDKIHEALQARGLSASHAIHTAPLIRREHDYRWLDLPARRSIFRVLVDFVRTCDVTHHSQVFSKREHSGTDRLVSAMSRELGALIRSNHQYFSSWDRVVIYYDNGQKEITNLVNSVFNAHLTNVEVRKVVPSGYSLFQAADLCCTLALLRKKIETDGLSSSERDFFSTPKDSAERALKKGYFKTMDRKRFGD comes from the coding sequence ATGCATTTCCGGGAAGTGCTGTTGCGGGAGCTCAGCATCTTCATCGATGAGTCCGGCGACTTCGGCCCCTTGCAGAAGCACTCGCCGTTCTACATCTTGAGCCTCGTCTTCCACGATCAGAGTGACGACATCACACGCCACCTCGACAAGATCCATGAGGCACTCCAAGCACGCGGGCTGTCAGCGAGTCATGCGATCCACACGGCACCGCTGATCCGCCGGGAGCACGACTACCGCTGGCTGGACCTGCCGGCTCGTCGATCTATATTTCGCGTCCTGGTGGACTTCGTCCGTACGTGCGACGTGACCCACCACTCCCAGGTGTTCAGCAAGCGGGAGCACAGCGGTACCGACCGACTCGTGAGCGCCATGTCTCGCGAGCTCGGCGCGCTGATCCGATCGAACCACCAGTACTTCAGCTCATGGGATCGAGTCGTCATCTACTACGACAACGGGCAGAAGGAAATCACGAACCTCGTCAACAGTGTCTTCAACGCACACCTGACCAACGTCGAGGTTCGGAAGGTCGTCCCGTCGGGCTACAGCTTGTTCCAGGCTGCCGACCTCTGCTGCACGCTTGCGCTACTGCGCAAGAAGATCGAGACGGACGGGCTGTCCAGCTCCGAGCGCGACTTCTTCTCCACCCCGAAGGACAGTGCCGAACGCGCCCTGAAGAAGGGGTACTTCAAGACGATGGACCGCAAGAGGTTCGGAGACTAG